The stretch of DNA GTCGATAAATAGAAGCACGTCTAGTTCATTAACATCTCTGAAATATTCCGCCATGTTTAGGGCAGTTAAACCAACTCTCATACGTGCTCTAGGCGGTTCATTCATTTGACCGTACACTAGAGCAACTTTTGATTctccaataatttttttattaattactccAGATTCTTTCATTTCCATGTAAATATCATTTCTCTCACGAGTACGCTCCCCCACTCCGCCAAATACGGATACACCGCCATGAGTTTTGGCAATGTTATTGATCAAAGCCTACTTAAGTGAATGCAGATCCACCTTCCAAGTATCATTGACTTAACCTTCTCCCAAATAAGACCAAAATTGATGCCAAATACAAGAAATGCCAACAGTGAGAGAAAACTACAAAAGATCAATACTACTGCTGAAGTTTTGTTTTATGAGAATGAAAAAGGGTCGGGCTCAAAGCCCCTTATCGGATCCCATTGAAATAGGATCCACACAAGGAAAAGCACTTGCCATTCGTTGGTTATTAGGGGCATCCCGTAAACGTCCGGGTCGAAATATGgctaaagaattaaaaaaaatattaataaaataatttttttataataataaaaaagaactttGTTGTTTAACTTAATTCTTGAATTTCTATgaaaaaaaatcggaaaaaTCGGGCCCCTCTTTTTTATTGTATGTAATTTGTTCTCAATAAGGATATCCAAGAACAAACAATTTTTATTGGAAATATTCCTCTAATGAACTCCTTGGGAACTTCTATAGTAAATGGAATTTATAGAATTGTAATCAATCAAATATTGGAAAGCCCTGGTATCTATTATCGGGCAAAATTGGACCATAACAGAATTCTGGTCTTTAGCTCTGTTGCTCTTAGAACAGCCTTCAATATGAAATGTTAATTAGCCCGTGGCTACTTCACTATTCAACTCGGGATGCTAACTGTATTCACAGCCTTCCATATCTTGGAACCAGATCTACTTTCTCATCGGCATTCTCTAAATGATTTACGTTATGGTCTTGAACTCTCGATATATCATATGTCTCAGCATGTTCTATTCGATACATGTAGGAGAAGAACCCGACTCGgtattcttttcttaaaaaaagaaaaagataagatccTAGCTGCAGTCGAGGCTCCATCTCTAAATGGATAATATTTTTGTCTTAAGGGATACGAGTTTTTGAAAGTAAAGGAGCAATATAAACGCAGTTTCTATTGctcctttacttttttttatacatattagcagataaaaaaagaatggaaacataaatagaattagaaaaaacagaaaaatgataACAAAATCCGTAGTTAAATCTGCCCAATTTTCCCTTCATGTATGGTTACCGGATGCTATGAAGGGGCCTACTCCAATTTCTGCTCTTATACATGCTGCTACTATGGGTCCTACCTCTCTATCTATTTTTGAGatgtttggatttttcaaaactcCATGGACATGCAGAAGAGAAATGCTATTCCCACTCCTCAGTAACAGTCGGACGATAATAAAAGGTCATAGCAAACCCCGTTGCTACTTGGACTAAAAAGCAAGTAAGTGTAATTCCtcctaaacaataaaatatgTTGACATGAGGAGGGACATATTCAATGGTTCAATGGTCCAACCGAAGTCAAATTGTGGTTGAACcagtttaattaaaaataaaataaaataattaaaattttcaaaatgaaCATTATGTTTcatcattaaaataaaaaatttctaattaatttataatcaaCAACAAGCCAACAActaagaaattaactcagaattaGAACAATAGTACAAAATTAACtaagaaaattaacaacaatcaacaataattgaagcagaacaaaaacaacaatcaattcCTGATTTTTTCTGATAGTTACATGTAGTGACACGGACACAAATGCATGTATTTGAAAAATTCTCTTCATTGTTCCAGTAATAGAAAAGTTTAAGGAAGATAGAGTCTCGAACTGAACAACTATATCTGAGCAAGGGATTCCAAAATGGGAATGATAGGAAGATAGCCCCTAAGATCCTTTTAACATAAGCATAAGCATTGAACACTTTAGACTAGGAGGTAAAGCATTCAGGAGCTGTTACAGAATAAGGTCTGACAGAATCAGCTGTAAAAATAGATTCTCCGCATGCCATGTCTGTGCTTTACCCTGACTTTACTCTAAAAAGCTCTTTCTTTGCAAGTGGCAAGCAGACTATAGCTATGGTTCTATGGTTAATGACTTAATGCTGGAAAGAAGGGTATTCaggtttgtttttctttgtaacGCTGTAAAGTTTGTTTAACTCTTTGTGCAGTTTCATAATGTTCTTCACCAACAATCCGAGGTTGGAGCATAGTTGACGTTGAATCTAAAGGATCTACAGCTGGATAGATACCTTTGGCAGCCAATCCTCTTGATAGTACGGTCGTAGCATCCAAATGTGCAAATGTCGTAGCAGGGTTGGAAGTTAGCTTTTGCTCTTTCATATTAGTTAAggctaatattaatatattgtcCTTCTAAATATCTATGCCATTTCTGAATTGCCACAATGCATACATGATATATCTTTTGTTTATTAAATCTACAGATCCTGTAGCAGAAGATACGTTTTATTAATTGAATGTGAATGTGCCTTGATGAAGATATTTATGCTAGTGATAGAATAGAAGTGTTTTTATTTCTGAAGTCTCACTCTTTTGATTGGGCTGTTTAACACTTCAAACCTCAGATATAGTTGTTCAGTTCGAGACTCTATCTTCCTTAAACTTTTCTATTACTGGAACAATAAAGAGAGTTTTTCAAATACATGCATTTATGTCTGTGTCACTACATGTAACTATTAGGGGTGggcaaaaaaatccaaatttttattatatccatAAAGTTCTATATTCTAATCGATTAGATATATCTTATCTATTAGATATATATTAGAGTCTAGAAATGAagagtatataaataaatggaTATGGAATAGTTAAATTGGAGTATTTCaataaagagaaatagaaaaaattgaattaataatttaataatttttctaaaaaattagaaagaatagTGACAAATATCAActagaatatatttatttatataataataataaaaacaaattactaaaaatataatcaaattcgatttatattaatatttcatttttttcgaaTTTGAATTCATTTGTTTTTCGCGATTCTATGTTTTCAACACTAATATTGACAACGGTATTGAAAACAAATATAATCCGATTGTGAAGAAATCGATCGATTTCTTCATGTTATAGAGGCAATTTTTAGCAAATAGTGAGTTCGTTAAACTTTCTGTGATACAAACATGAagttccttttttattttatttttattcaagggtaaataaattaaaaaagaattaatttaatttgaataaaggATACCACTCTTGACAAAGAAAAGGTTGGTccgtctttttttttatttacgcatcctatttttcctattttttttgaAGGGGGGAGGGGGTTGCTAACTCAATGGTAGAGTACTCGGCTTTTAAGTGCGACTCCATTTTTTACACATTTTTATGAAGCAATTGTTTCGTCCATAACCTCGGTAGGGTTTGTAAGACCACGACTGATCCAAAAAGGAATGAATGGAAAAAGCCGCATGTCGTATCAATAGTGAATTCTAAAAGGATCTCATTCTTATTGGATCGgaccatttttttgtttgaattcgTGAACAAAATCAGTTGGGTTTAAGTAATAAAGGGATAGAACTTGGCAACTCCAATTatagagaaacaaaaagcaatgagCTTTCATTCTTTTTAATCGAATGATTACCCCATCTAATTggatgttaaaaatatattaatgctTGATGCGGGAAAAGCTTTTCCCATGAatggattatttatttttgttatgagTCCTAAATATTAGCTATTCTCTATTATGGGGTGGCGATCATTGTGTAGAAGAAAGAGTATATTGATAAAGATATTCTTTTTTCCAAAATCAAAAGAGCGATTAGGCTGATAAAATAAAGGATTTCTAACTAGCTTGTTATCCTAGAACAATTAGGTGGAAAAAGCAAGTGGAGAGAATCCGTTCATCATTTTTTGGTATCTATTCATAATTCGTTTTAATTCGAATATCTAGAAATACCCTGTTTTAACTGTATCGCACTATGTGTTGGATTTCCAATCCAATAAATCTTTGATCCCTTTGACAAAATGGaatttgaaaaatgaaagaatATCAAAGATATTTAGAACTAGATAGATCTCGTCAACAGAACTTCCTATACCCACTTATTTTTCGGGAGTATATTTATGGACTCGCCTCTGGTCATGATTTTAATAGAAATCGATATATTTTGTCAGAAAATGTGGATTATGATAAGAAATCTAGCTTACTAATTGTAAAATGGTTAATTACTCGAATATATCAACAGAATCATTTGATTCTTTTGATAACGATTCaagtaaaaatcaatttttgggGTCTAACAAGAATTTGTATTCTCAAATAATATCAGAGGGTTTTGCCATTGTCATGAAAATTTCATTTTCGCGACAATCAAGTTCTTCTTTAGAGGAGGCGGAAATcataaaatcttttaataatttGCAATCAATTCAttccattttttcctttttcgaagataaatttacatattttaaatttttttccgaTGTACGAATACCCTATCCTATCCATCTGGAAATCTTAGTTCAAACTCTTCGATACTGGGTGAAAGATCCACCCCTTTTTCATTTATTAAGATTGTTTCTTTATGAGTATTGTAATTGGAATAGTcttattactaaaaaaaaaacttattttgacTTTTTCAAAAAGTAATCCAAGATTTTTCTTGtttctatataatttttatgtatgtGAACACGAATCCatcttcctttttttacgtaAAAAATCCTCTTTTTTACGACTAAACTCTTTTAGCGTTCTTTTTGAGCGAATCTATTTCTATACAAAAATAGAGCATCTTGTAGAAGtctttttgaataatttttcgtCTACCTTATTATTCTTCAAGGATCCTTTGATTCATTATGTTAGATATCAAGGAAAATCCATTCTGGCTTCAAAGAATGCACCttttttgatgaataaatgGGGATACTATCTCATTTATTTCTGGCAATGTTATTTTGATATTTGGTCTCAACCCCAAATGATCCATATAAAGGAATTATTTGAgaattcatttcattttttggGGGGGCTATCTTTCAAATGTACGGCTAAACTTTTCAGTGGTACGGAGTCAAATGctagaaaattcatttctaaTAGAAATTGTTATGAAAAAACTTGATACAATAGTCCCAATTATTCCCTTAATTAGATCTTTAGCTAAAGcgaaattttgtaatatattaGGACATCCCATTAGTAAGCCCGTTTGGGCCGATTCATCTGATTTTGATATAATTGACCGGTATTTGCGGATATGCAGAAATCTTTCTCATTATTATAATGGATCCTCAAAAAAAGGTTTGTAtcgaataaaatatataattcggCTTTCTTGTATTAAAACTTTGGCTCGTAAACACAAGAGGACTTTACGCgcttttttgaaaagattagatTCAGAagaattattaaaagaattcTTTACAGAGGAAGAAGAGATTCTTTCTTTGATCTTTCCAAGATCTTCGTCTACTTTGCGGAGGTTATATAGAAGTCGGATTTGGTATTTGGATATTCTTTTCAGTAACGATCCAATCAATATAAATTGATAAACCAAAATCATCCTTGCCTAAAATTTGGATAAAAAATGCATTTCTTTTTGATTTCGAATAGTATTCTCTATAGGATTCTGAAATGTTTATGTAATGTAGTAAGAGGGGGATTTGAGATTCATCAACACTGAGTATTTGACTTTTGGAGAGTATTGTTCTGGATAAGTAACTCAGGTTTAGATGTATACATAGGGAAAGCCGTGTGCAATGAAAAATGCAAGCACGGCTTGGGGAgagattttttattgttttcctttttcaattcaTTAACAAATCCAATTTCTACTCCATCCGACTAGTTCCGGGTTCGAGTCCCGGGCAACCCATATAATAtatggaatatatatatattaattaatatagatataaTGATAtccatattaattttaattataaaatctataaGAAAATACGTCgaagttatatttatataacGGTATATGTATATACCATAGTGAATTCATAATCATTTTCattctttgtttattttattagagtGGGGTAAAAAAAGCCAATTTAGATCAATCTAGATGAATAAAAGCATTTTCAACAGATATATATCAATATATCTTCTTGGTTGACACCAATATATGCCTCGTGTTATACTGTTGAATAACAAGCCCTCAATTATCTAGTTAGAGAGAATTCGTGTGCTTGGGAGTCcctgataattaaaaaaaccaaGATTTTACCATGACTGCAATTTTAGAGAGACGCGAGAGCGAAAGCCTATGGGGTCGCTTCTGTAACTGGATAACCAGCACTGAAAACCGTCTTTACATTGGATGGTTTGGTGTTTTGATGATCCCTACTTTATTGACCGCAACTTCTGTATTTATTATCGCTTTCATTGCTGCCCCTCCAGTAGATATTGATGGTATTCGTGAGCCTGTTTCTGGATCTCTACTTTAtggaaaaaaatagtaatagaaaaatgaatttgaatATTCAATAGGAGTAATATATTCAGATTTATAGATTTTATTAATCTATTAAATTTCGAATCTATTCGAAATCCTCTATAAAGATTCTCttctcaaattgaatactattCAAtactattctatttatttattctatttatacGACTAATTTCTACGATTAATCCTTTTATATTATAAGTATTAATATAGAAGTATTAATAGAAAGAACTATTACTAAATTAATCTTCTATTAATAGATAAATCCTTATTAATAGAATAGGGAGatctcatatatatatttcatatattttcCATTTTTCGACTTTCTTTCAAATTACGCCTAACGGAGTATCAAACCTAGCTCTGCACAAATAAGATTGATATATTACGTATCAAATACGATTCAAAAATGCGGATATAGTCGAATGGTAAAATTTCTCTTTGCCAAGGAGAAGACGCGGGTTCGATTCCCGCTATCCGCCCCTGCCCTTAGTACTTTATTAAATcgattattaaattattaaaaagtaataaaaattgtTAGAGTTGACTGTGATAGTATCTCCCCCCCTTTTCTTGAATTCCTGCTTTTATCAAAAACTGTTGCGGAGACGGGATTTGAACCCGTGACCTCAAGGTTATGAGCCTTGCGAGCTACCAAGCTGCTCTACCCCGCGGTAAAGAGAAGAATTGACAACTAATGCACAAACAAAGATTGAATGTGCCCCTTTATCATTCTGTACAAATAGAATAAACCATTTGTACAGAATGGTAAAGGGGCCCTCTTATGATCGTTGatcataaaaatgaataaaacatTGAAGAGAATTTTTCAACCTACCCTTACCAACTCGATCTTGTTGCACCAGGCAACAAAGATGCATTAACCATTTCACGAAGTATGTGTCCAAATAACCCAAAATCCCAATAATTTGCTCTTGGTCTTCCGGTCAAAAAACAACGTCGATGAAGACGTGTAGGTGCACTATTACGCGGTAGTGATTCTAACTTTCCATGAATTTCCCATTTTTGACTTAACGACGGAACTTtgcttatttctttttttgagGATCGGCgaatcaaataatatttttgttccaatttttttctcttcttctccctctcaaTCAAACTTTTCCTTGCCATAATGGTTAATTTCCTATTAGTATCAATCAATCATACAAGTCGGATCCTAGATGTAGAAATAGAAGTAGAAATTGAATATAGAAGAGGTCTGTAAACCACCTTCGCAAACCAGACTTttcgggttggctgtataaccgacagatgagctcattagccataggacaggcatgcatcatacgcatttgtatgctttgcttggatttgaacttgttttggtttgcctaattgttaaactgttcttaactgctacttgaactatttgctgtaactaCTACCTAAACCTGTACTTTCCTTGTCTGTTTTGCCTGTGTTTGTTCTGGTGTGCTACTTTTGAGAATGAGATTTGATGCTGAATTGATGATTGTGTTGATTGATTGCGTAGTTGGTTTCTGATTAAAATgttcttataagaaaagaaaggttttggatttctaaaagattaaatattatttctttgaaaaggttttgaatgaTGAgctattggtttttaaaagattcacaAGGCAATAATAATCATTGAACTTGAAAacagtttttttattaaatatcttcttatgacaattctgAAACTCCATAatgagaccgtgtggttaggttccCATCCCCCTATAACTTTACCTTTTTAGGAATCAGATGAAGAAGCATTATGAAGAgttttggtttatatgatgttgtattaattagattatttttctTCCCTCGTCCTTGTCATTAcaattttgtaagagggataagAGTTGtgtgttttatatgtatattatattataagctATTATGTAAGAAATCTTGTATATGATTCTATgcctgtttgttttttttaaagatatagtGTTTATTTTCGGTTTTCAAAGAAATCAACGGTACAGTGTCGAgtcacaggctcctattttaatattaagtatataaaaTAGTAGcaatacttcttgctatcagagtggcacagccggaagcgtgacattttGGTAGTGAGAGTGTTACAGAAAGAGAAAGTTCATTAAATTGAGTGAGAGTTTTGAGGTTAGAGATAGAGATTGTCGAGAATGAGAATCTGATATCTTTGGATGACGGTGATGGTgatggtagtggtggtggtagtgataatgatgatgacgGTGATGAAAACAACACCAaagagaataactaattattagcTATTCTCCATTACGGGGTGGCGATCAATGTGTAGAAGAAAGAGTATATTGATAAAGATATTCTTTTTTCCAAAATCAAAAGAGTGATTAGGCTGATAAAATAAAGGATTTCTAACTAGCTTGTTATCCTCGAACAATTAGGTGGAAAAAGCAAGTGGAGAGAATCCGTTCATCATTTTTTGGTATCTATTCATAATTCGTTTTAATTCGAATATCTAGAAATACCCCGTTTTGACTGTATCGCACTATGTATTGGATTTCCAATCCAATAAATCTTTGATCCCTTTGACaaaatgaaatttgaaaaatgaaagaatATCAAAGATATTTAGAACTAGATAGATCTCGTCAACAGAACTTCCTATACCCACTTATTTTNNNNNNNNNNNNNNNNNNNNNNNNNNNNNNNNNNNNNNNNNNNNNNNNNNNNNNNNNNNNNNNNNNNNNNNNNNNNNNNNNNNNNNNNNNNNNNNNNNNNAGTTAGCTTTTGCTCTTTCATATTAGTTAAggctaatattaatatattgtcCTTCTAAATATCTATGCCATTTCTGAATTGTCACAATGCATAcatgatatattttttgtttattaaatcTACAGGTCCTGTAGCAGAAGATACGTTTTATTAATTGAATGTGAATGTGCCTTGATGAAGATATTTATGCTAGTGATAGAATAGAAGTGTTTTTATTTCTGAAGTCTCACTCTTTTGATTGGGCTGTTTAACACTTCAAACCTCAGATATAGTTGTTCAGTTCGAGACTCTATCTTCCTTAAACTAATTGTGTTGCAAATCTTAA from Arachis duranensis cultivar V14167 chromosome 4, aradu.V14167.gnm2.J7QH, whole genome shotgun sequence encodes:
- the LOC127746574 gene encoding LOW QUALITY PROTEIN: maturase K-like (The sequence of the model RefSeq protein was modified relative to this genomic sequence to represent the inferred CDS: inserted 1 base in 1 codon; deleted 2 bases in 2 codons), which encodes MKEYQRYLELDRSRQQNFLYPLIFREYIYGLASGHDFNRNRYILSENVDYDKKSSLLIVKWLITRIYQQNHLILXDNDSSKNQFLGSNKNLYSQIISEGFAIVMKISFSRQSSSSLEEAEIIKSFNNLQSIHSIFSFFEDKFTYFKFFSDVRIPYPIHLEILVQTLRYWVKDPPLFHLLRLFLYEYCNWNSLITKKKTILTFSKSNPRFFLFLYNFYVCEHESIFLFLRKKSSFLRLNSFSVLFERIYFYTKIEHLVEVFLNNFSSTLLFFKDPLIHYVRYQGKSILASKNAPFLMNKWGYYLIYFWQCYFDIWSQPQMIHIKELFENSFHFLGGYLSNVRLNFSVVRSQMLENSFLIEIVMKKLDTIVPIIPLIRSLAKAKFCNILGHPISKPVWADSSDFDIIDRYLRICRNLSHYYNGSSKKGLYRIKYIIRLSCIKTLARKHKRTLRAFLKRLDSEELLKEFFTEEEEILSLIFPRSSSTLRRLYRSRIWYLDILFSNDPININ